Proteins found in one Micropterus dolomieu isolate WLL.071019.BEF.003 ecotype Adirondacks linkage group LG12, ASM2129224v1, whole genome shotgun sequence genomic segment:
- the LOC123979943 gene encoding Fc receptor-like protein 5 has translation MIGGGCQTPHQSDHELEPETSLTVSPNSSQFFSWKFVSLSCEEDDSSAGWTLWRNTTRRTRTQCGSDWGRSAGSSCNISNILLLDRGVYWCESSEGGTSNTISITVTDGPVILQSPVLPVMEGHDVTLHCKTETPPSNLPAGFYKDGSLIRTEPTGHMTIHHVNKSDEGLYKCNISGRGESPSSWISVTVKPTTTIPPPTTSPHGSSSTSPSVLWLAALSFSVVLVLLVLLVRRCLHRKPKG, from the exons ATGATTGGAGGAGGTTGCCAGACGCCGCACCAATCAGATCACGAGCTGGAACCAGAAA cctctctgactgtgagtcCCAACAGCTCTCAGTTTTTCAGCTGGAagtttgtctctctgagctgtgaggaggacgacagctctgctggatggacgcTGTGGAGGAACACAACCAGAAGAACCAGGACTCAGTGTGGATCTGACTGGGGAAGATCAGCTGGTTCTTCCTGTAACATCAGCAACATCCTCTTATTGGACAGGggagtttactggtgtgagtccagCGAGGGAGGAACCAGTAACACCATcagcatcactgtcactg atggaccagtgatcctgcagagtcctgtcctccctgtgatggagggacatgatgtcactctgcactgtaaaacagagacccctccctccaacctcccagctggtttctataaagatggctccctcatcaggactgagcctacaggtcacatgaccatccaccatgttaacaagtctgatgaaggcctctacaagtgtaacatcagcggtcgtggagagtctccatccagctggatctctgtcacag TGAAACCCACCACTACAATTCCTCCTCCAACCACCTCTCCTCATGGTTCCTCCTCTACTTCTCCCTCTGTATTGTGGTTGGCCGCTCTATCTTTCTCTGTTGTACTGGTTTTACTGGTTCTACTGGTGAGACGATGCCTCCACAGGAAACCTAAAGGTTAG